A part of Papilio machaon chromosome 11, ilPapMach1.1, whole genome shotgun sequence genomic DNA contains:
- the LOC106709619 gene encoding cAMP and cAMP-inhibited cGMP 3',5'-cyclic phosphodiesterase 10A — protein sequence MTDPTPRNVRSVKSRLDTINQTEEYALKRMSTMNKVQSHFLVPSEKLDKVTRRVIAPYAQIERKGVKEEEARDSYLDISRFHVFLEDSVDLQALLCDTAAVLKTITDSSGVFVYIVDKLKNEIVLMTRNIKNKERHEVNIPIEEGKVAAAHVAATKRHLVLADVQRDRRFAQGLRWVDAKTALCVPVLKPDGDCYAVLELYRTVAEPYDDRAVYSCASVAWWAGAAAHQAGARATLQRAAHLDLELRALLHDYFCERAALDTMLTDMLAIVKSFIGAMRSSFFIVDRQHMEQQLVADVWEDGWQSERTALPKKKAKVNLSMEQSPAGLVARTGTPLNLPDAFRDPRFLRDVDPTTGMVVRSSLTYPIKDKKGVIGVVQLANKSSGRAFDAEDEQIFQVFVDHCALIVHFYHMQQRKLYHENLNRVYSELLGLHLRPCGHDLEELETNSAIVPPFNFKSFNYHISEGSREEMPSLVCLMYSETFAAHKLERRRLADFVLTVLTCYRPNPYHNAEHAFCFTHTMYLILRENPGYFSFVETAALMLAGLCHDLDHPGYNNNFLKLCKHPLAHMYTSSQLEHHHYFLASKIIEDKKLLSKLEASEREAVLEEMRYDILCTDLAVYFALRAQLAPLVADRAFNWADTAHRRLLKGILMTTSDLSGCCKPFGVAKAITESIYEEFYNQGDRERAMGYTPLSMMDRKRRVNQPAEQIQFLSVVVLPCLMLLTNIFPNTSPLMDNCRETQEGWHEEIEMRGMRLWRQDDSTPPSRSRVLLKEENN from the exons atgACCGACCCGACGCCGAGGAACGTGCGGTCGGTGAAGAGCAGGCTGGACACGATCAACCAGACGGAGGAGTACGCACTGAAGAGGATGTCGACGATGAACAAAGTGCAGTCGCACTTCCTGGTACCCTCGGAGAAGCTGGACAAGGTGACTCGGCGGGTGATCGCACCCTACGCGCAGATAGAACGCAAGGGCGTCAAGGAGGAAGAGGCGCGCGACTCCTACCTCGACATCTCTCGCTTCCACGTCTTCCTCGAGGACTCCGTCGACCTGCAGGCGCTGCTTTGCGACACCGCCGCCGTTCTGAAGACCATCACCGACAGCTCCG GCGTATTTGTGTACATCGTGGACAAGCTCAAGAATGAGATCGTTCTAATGACGAGGAACATAAAGAATAAGGAGCGGCACGAGGTCAACATACCCATCG AGGAGGGCAAGGTCGCGGCGGCGCACGTGGCTGCTACCAAGCGCCACCTGGTATTGGCCGATGTGCAGCGCGACCGTCGCTTCGCGCAAGGTCTGCGCTGGGTGGACGCCAAGACGGCGCTGTGCGTGCCCGTGCTCAAGCCCGACGGCGACTGCTACGCCGTGCTAGAGCTATACAGGACCGTCGCAGAACCCTACGATGAC CGCGCGGTGTACAGCTGCGCCAGCGTGGCATGGTGGGCAGGCGCGGCGGCGCACCAGGCGGGTGCACGCGCCACGCTGCAGCGCGCCGCACACCTCGACCTCGAGCTGCGCGCGCTGCTACACGACTACTTCTGCGAGCGCGCCGCCCTCGACACCATGCTCACCGACATGCTC GCGATCGTGAAGTCGTTCATCGGCGCGATGCGCAGCAGCTTCTTCATCGTGGACCGGCAGCACATGGAGCAGCAGCTGGTGGCCGACGTGTGGGAGGACGGCTGGCAGTCGGAGCGCACCGCGCTGCCCAAGAAGAAGGCCAAGGTCAA TTTAAGCATGGAGCAAAGCCCGGCGGGGTTGGTGGCGCGCACCGGGACGCCGCTCAACCTGCCTGACGCCTTCCGCGACCCGCGCTTCTTGCGCGACGTCGACCCTACCACGGGCATGGTGGTGCGCTCCTCGCTCACCTACCCCATCAAGGACAAGAAGGGTGTTATAG GCGTGGTCCAGCTTGCCAACAAGAGCTCAGGGCGAGCGTTCGACGCGGAGGACGAGCAGATCTTCCAGGTGTTCGTGGACCACTGCGCGCTCATCGTGCACTTCTACCACATGCAGCAGCGCAAGCTCTACCAC GAGAATCTAAACCGCGTGTACTCGGAGCTGCTTGGGCTGCACCTGCGGCCCTGCGGACACGACCTCGAGGAGTTGGAGACCAACAGCGCCATCGTGCCGccatttaactttaaatc CTTCAACTACCACATCAGCGAGGGCAGCCGCGAGGAGATGCCGTCGCTGGTCTGCCTCATGTACTCCGAGACGTTCGCCGCACACAAGCTAGAACGCCGGCGACTGGCGGACTTCGTGCTCACCGTGCTGACCTGCTACCGCCCCAACCCCTACCACAACGCCGAGCACGCCTTCTGCTTCACCCACACCATGTATCTCATCCTGCGCGAGAACCCCGGCTACTTCAGCTTCGTCGAG ACGGCGGCGCTGATGCTGGCGGGGTTGTGCCACGACTTAGACCACCCCGGCTACAACAACAATTTCCTCAAGCTGTGCAAGCACCCGCTCGCCCACATGTACACCAGTTCCCAGCTCGAGCACCATCACTACTTCCTCGCCAGCAAGATTATTGAG GACAAGAAGCTGCTGAGCAAGCTGGAGGCGAGCGAGCGCGAGGCCGTGCTGGAGGAGATGCGCTACGACATTCTGTGCACCGACCTCGCCGTGTACTTCGCCCTGCGCGCGCAGCTCGCGCCGCTCGTGGCCGACCGCGCCTTCAACTGGGCCGACACTGCGCACCGCCGTCTGCTCAAG GGTATTCTGATGACGACGAGCGACCTGTCAGGCTGCTGCAAGCCGTTCGGCGTGGCCAAGGCGATCACCGAGTCCATTTACGAGGAGTTCTACAATCAG GGCGACCGCGAGCGCGCCATGGGGTACACGCCGCTGAGCATGATGGACCGCAAGCGGCGCGTCAACCAGCCCGCGGAGCAGATCCAGTTCCTGTCGGTGGTGGTGCTGCCCTGCCTCATGCTGCTCACCAACATCTTCCCCAACACCAGCCCGCTCATGGACAACTGCAG GGAGACGCAGGAGGGCTGGCACGAGGAGATAGAGATGCGCGGCATGAGGCTGTGGCGGCAGGACGACTCCACGCCGCCCAGCAGGAGTCGCGTCTTACTCAAGGAGGAAAACAACTAG
- the LOC106709588 gene encoding ashwin, with protein MANVPFEMLLHPELLTNEQLVTIIQQRHLRVSNIDTMTRDDLLELFHHYCVPYGQRKPRDSGRGKALSRCRHTSPEPPVKMGLASDNQNKNFSHMLNKRLKPPPDLLSGHMKRIKLDTKKINNDFDTLKRKMSVDSSPVCEAPPHKKEKKLITWP; from the exons atggCTAATGTCCCATTTGAGATGTTGCTACATCCTGAACTATTAACGAATGAGCAACTCGTTACAATAATACAAcag agACATTTGCGAGTATCTAATATAGATACCATGACTAGGGATGActtattagaattatttcaTCATTATTGTGTTCCTTACGGACAAAGGAAACCCCGCGATTCCGGAAGAGGGAAGGCCTTAAGTAGGTGCCGGCATACAAGTCCCGAGCCGCCAGTTAAAATGGGCCTGGCTAGCGATAATCAAAATAAGAACTTTTCACATATGCTTAATAAGAGATTAAAGCCGCCGCCTGATTTATTATCAGGGCACATGAAACGGATTAAACTcgatactaaaaaaataaacaacgacTTTGATACattgaaaaggaaaatgtCAGTTGATTCT AGTCCGGTTTGTGAAGCCCCACCAcataaaaaagagaaaaaactTATAACTTGGCCTTAA